A single window of Zea mays cultivar B73 chromosome 10, Zm-B73-REFERENCE-NAM-5.0, whole genome shotgun sequence DNA harbors:
- the LOC100125656 gene encoding PL3K2: MGKPAKIGEWGGYAGDRRDLRATPDRLIEVKVTADNSSCIRSISFIYIGADGKPYEEGPWGFGHAGTEYKIDLCRFDESLTEISGTTGPAYNIDNLVKSLKFVTNKRAYGPYGRDEGTPFRVKVMNNGHVAGFFGRSGDCLDAIGLYVNPN; encoded by the exons ATG GGGAAGCCTGCGAAGATCGGAGAGTGGGGTGGATACGCCGGCGATCGTCGGGATCTGAGGGCTACTCCGGACCGGCTGATCGAGGTGAAGGTCACGGCGGACAACAGCAGCTGCATCCGCTCCATCTCCTTCATCTACATCGGAGCCGATGGCAAACCGTACGAGGAGGGGCCATGGGGTTTCGGCCATGCTGGCACGGAGTACAAG ATTGATCTGTGCAGGTTCGACGAGAGCTTGACGGAGATCTCCGGGACCACGGGCCCAGCCTACAACATTGACAATCTGGTCAAGTCTCTCAAATTCGTCACCAACAAACGCGCTTACGGACCGTACGGCAGGGACGAGGGCACCCCGTTCCGTGTCAAGGTGATGAACAACGGCCACGTCGCTGGCTTCTTTGGCCGCTCTGGAGATTGCCTGGACGCGATCGGGCTCTACGTGAACCCCAACTAA